The Electrophorus electricus isolate fEleEle1 chromosome 8, fEleEle1.pri, whole genome shotgun sequence genome contains the following window.
CTGATTATATTAGCACTTTGTCATTGGCTTTGGTCATATGATGCATTGGTATTCACACATCGCCTTGGCTGTTCGCTTGGACAAGGCACCAGCCTCGCTTCGGTCATGTACCTTGTTTGTTTTAGCCTGCGGGATCAGTAACAGGCTCCTACTGAGCTTGTAAATAAAAAGCAGAGTTATTCATTTAGGGCTCTAAGAGATGTTTGCCAGTGGAAGATGTCAGTTCAGCTTCTCTGTACTGACTGCGTGTTGGACTCTTGCacttaaaacacaaaagaagtCTGCTGCAGCtttatcactgtgtgtgtgtgtgtgtgtgtgtgtgtgtgtgtgtgtgtgtgtgtgtgtgtgtgtgtgtgtgtgatgatgaccACTGTGCTCACAGTCTGCATAGAGATCCGCCTCACAGCTGCCactctgcatgtatgtgtggaaGCTCAAGGACAGAATGCTTAACTGTTCAACTGTGTGTACCTCTCAgtcaatgaaataaatgaatatagaGCTTTAGGAAAACTTTTCACCTTGTACTATTTACAATTTCAATGTGTGGAGCGTTGATTGAGAAGTCTTTGAATAGCTTTGAATGGCTGTGAGACCCACAACCAGTGCTGTATGGCTTTTTGCAGGCCATCAACTGCTTATATCTAATATCTATTATGAGTGTGCAATGGCTGCTCAATACTAACATCTATTGGAGCACACCCCTTAGCTTGGTACTTTACTGAAGGTTTCTTAGGTGAAACTTTTTAATtgagtatatttacatttacatgcattatgtttacatgcataaatattataaatgacataatgtaataatatcaAAATCTTGCAACTGAATCAGCCAAGGCCACTGCATATTATGTGACGAGTTTatgcaggaaaagaaaaggtgCATACCGCTgtggaaaaaagaaatcaaatcccatcaaactgtcatgttttgttttgtttatccgGAAAATAGTTTAGGCCAATTCAcagtcaaaacacaaaaagcaaaaagaaggCCAGGCATGGTTTCTTAGATTCTAGCAAGAACAGAATCTGTTTTCCTCCGGAACTGATGGCAGTTGCATTCTTGACAGGAAACGAGAACCTGAGTGACAACTACGTTCAGGACAGCAAGATGGGCTTCGTGATCAATGCCATCTATGCTATGGCCCACGGCCTGCACAGCATGCACCGGGATCTGTGCGCCGGACACCGCAGCCTGTGCGAGGCCATGGACCCCATCGATGGTAGCAAGCTGCTCGACTACATCCTCAAGTCCTCCTTCACGGGCGTCTCCGGGGAGGAGGTGTATTTCGACGAGAACGGAGACTCTCCCGGCAGGTAGGCGGAACAGGGCAGGGCAGCTGAATGGGCGGGGTTTCACGGGCCAAATGCCCAGGGATGCGGATGCGGTCTATGCCACATTCTTGCTACAGTTCGCCATTTGAAATTAATGCCTTAGAAATAGGCTTTTTGACCATTGATTGATAAAATGGATGACGTATGCAGTGTACAGCATGCTAGACCGCATATTAGATGttaccacacacacgtgcaggtaCGTGTCCAAGTGTTGTAGGTTTGGAGTGGGACAGCGGCCCCGACTATTTCCACACTAGCTCCCAGACACGTCCCCTCTTCCCAATGGCCAACGACATCAGTGCAATTGCTTAAGCCTGCATGGCTGGGTaggggtttgtgtatgtgtacgtgccACTGAAGGCCATTCTGGTGGCGCATTTCCTGGAAGGTGCATTATAGGAAACGTAGGAAGACAAATTCTAAGCGTCGTGTGAACAATGCAGTGTGACTGAATCTGACCAAAGTGCAGGTCTCTGGAAGGGCACTGTTAAATTAgctgtctctttctttgtttattaaccttttgttttttctctctccctccctccctccctccctcccttgctcCCGCCCTCTTAGGTATGACATCATGAATCTGCAGTACGTGGAGGAGCTCGGTCGCTATGACTACATCAACGTGGGCTCATGGCACGAGGGCGTCTTGAGCATTGACGATTACAAGCTCATGACCAACCGCAGCGAGATGGTACGCTCTGTCTGCAGCGAGCCCTGCTCCAAGGGCCAGATCAAGGTAccgtgtgcacatgtgtgcacctTGTTATGCTCTCTTTGTAACATCCCACAGTCCTATAAAATCATGAAAGTTCAGATGTCATGGGGATGTTTTTCTGACTGAGCTTTGATTTAGACAGACAGAGCCAGAGGGTTAGATAAGCTCTGGCTTTGATATAGGTGTAGGCATGTAACTATAgtaatacacattataaacccccacaaatataatattacatgaaaaatacaaaaaaagtgtaagtgtgcatgtgtgattacCCCTATGCCCTTTAAGCTGATCCATTTTCAACCTGATCTGAAACAAAATTGAACTGCTGATGTAACCCATTTAACCCATGATCCCTTGCCTTATGAGTGTATTAAAAggtcatgacctctgacccttctGGCTTGTAGGTGATCCGGAAAGGGGAGGTAAGCTGCTGCTGGATCTGCACTACCTGTAAGGACAACGAATATGTTCAGGATGAGTTCACCTGTAAGGCCTGTGAGCTAGGCTGGTGGCCCGACGAGGAGCTGGCAGGTCAGAGACTTCCTCCACTTTAATCAGTCTGTCTGGCCATTAATGCACTCAATCCATGAAAGAACCTGCATGTCTGTTAGACTACCCATTTATGCAAACAGTCATTCCATAACCTGAAGAAAAATGCTTCCTGACTTATAATCTGAGACCTGTAAAGACCCtgagaaaactggaaaaaaaacacctcctGGCTGTAGGTGTGACTTCCTCTTCTGCCCCACCATACCGTTTCAAGCCGTGTGCTGTTTTGACAGCTCGGTCGCAGACTAAAGCAGGCTCAAAATACTCCAGAATCCCATTAGTACGCAGCACAGTAGCCATGTGCCAGCCGCAACAGTTCCGGCGTGCCAGCCAGGGAATTCTGATTAGAGACGGAGACGCTGATCCAGCAGGGAGGGAGGCGAGGGAGAAAGGTCGGGACCTAGTGAAAAAGCATGAGCTGTGACGGTGTTTGAGGACATGGGGAGGGCACACTGCTAGCAAATGTGCTGCAGTGCTGCTTGTCAAAAGGAAAAGCCTTAACTGTGAACTGCTTATTTTCATAAGTCTTTATTATCTCAGTGGACAATCCCAGGCAATATTCATGTACTTGCCTTTCTCTCATATCCAACCATTGAGTCCTTCAGGTTATGCTTTCTTTTGtccaattttctctctctgtttcactttgTCTCCCAGGCTGCGAGCCTCTCCCTCTCAAATACCTGGAGTGGAGCAGCGTGGAGTCCATCGTTGCTGTCGTCTTCTCCTGCCTTGGCATCCTGGTGACGCTCTTTGTCACGCTCGTCTTCGTCCAATACCGCGACACGCCTGTGGTGAAGTCGTCAAGCCGCGAGCTCTGCTACATCATCCTGGCAGGCATCTTCCTAGGCTACATATGCCCGTTCACACTCATCGCCCGCCCCACGGTGGCCTCCTGCTACCTGCAGCGCCTCCTGGTGGGCCTCTCGTCAGCCATGTGCTACTCGGCCCTGGTCACCAAGACCAACCGCATCGCCCGCATCCTGGCCGGCAGCAAGAAGAAGATCTGCACGCGCAAGCCACGCTTCATGAGCGCCTGGGCGCAGGTGGTCATCGCCTCAGTCCTCATTGGCCTGCAGCTAGCCCTGGAGGTGGCGTTGGTGGTACTGGAGCCGCCCGAACCGGTCAAGTCCTATCCGAGCATCCGCCAGGTCTACCTCATCTGCAACACCAGCAACCTGGGCATGGTGGCGCCGCTGGGCTACAACGGCCTGCTCATCATGAGCTGCACCTACTACGCCTTCAAGACCCGCAACGTGCCCGCCAACTTCAACGAGGCCAAGTACATCGCCTTCACCATGTACACCACCTGCATCATCTGGCTGGCCTTCGTGCCCATCTACTTCGGCTCTGACTACAAGATCATCACCACATCATTCTCGGTGAGCCTGAGCGTCACCGTGGCGCTGGGCTGCATGTTCACACCCAAGATGTACATCATCATCGCCAAGCCGGAGCGCAACGTGCGCAGCGCCTTCACCACGTCAGACGTCGTGCGCATGCACGTGGGTGACGGCAAGGCAGCGGCGGCCGCCTGCCAGAGTAACAGCTTCCTCAACATGTTCCGCCGGAAGAAGGATAGCAGCCATGCCACCAGCAGCACAAAGTGAGTGACATGCCACACAGCCTATCAGCCTAATGGGAATGAGTTACTGTGTTAGGAGGCCGACAGTCAGAACAGGGTTTGTTACAGCAAAAATGTATATGGTACTCGTTTGCTACATTTTCTATATAATCCCGTCAACCACTGTGAACAGTAAT
Protein-coding sequences here:
- the grm1a gene encoding metabotropic glutamate receptor 1 isoform X2 — its product is MHRPWRGPFLLLLPALLTALGPHALGSLHERSAVPRAAGRSVARMDGDVIIGALFSVHHQPSAERVAERKCGDVREQYGIQRVEAMFHTLDRINSDLELLPNVSLGCEIRDSCWHSSVALEQSIEFIRDSLISIRDDSKDGFRWCIDGTPSNHPPPTKKPIAGVIGPGSSSVAIQVQNLLQLFNIPQIAYSATSIDLSDKTLFKYFLRVVPSDTLQARAMLDIVKRYNWTYVSAVHTEGNYGESGMEAFKELAAEEGLCIAHSDKIYSNAGERHFDRLLRKLRERLPKARVVICFCEGMTVRGLLMAMRRRGVSGEFLLIGSDGWADRDEVVEGYEQEADGGITMKLQTEEVKSFNDYFLKLRLDTNKRNPWFAEFWQYRFQCRIPGHPQEKLNYQKICTGNENLSDNYVQDSKMGFVINAIYAMAHGLHSMHRDLCAGHRSLCEAMDPIDGSKLLDYILKSSFTGVSGEEVYFDENGDSPGRYDIMNLQYVEELGRYDYINVGSWHEGVLSIDDYKLMTNRSEMVRSVCSEPCSKGQIKVIRKGEVSCCWICTTCKDNEYVQDEFTCKACELGWWPDEELAGCEPLPLKYLEWSSVESIVAVVFSCLGILVTLFVTLVFVQYRDTPVVKSSSRELCYIILAGIFLGYICPFTLIARPTVASCYLQRLLVGLSSAMCYSALVTKTNRIARILAGSKKKICTRKPRFMSAWAQVVIASVLIGLQLALEVALVVLEPPEPVKSYPSIRQVYLICNTSNLGMVAPLGYNGLLIMSCTYYAFKTRNVPANFNEAKYIAFTMYTTCIIWLAFVPIYFGSDYKIITTSFSVSLSVTVALGCMFTPKMYIIIAKPERNVRSAFTTSDVVRMHVGDGKAAAAACQSNSFLNMFRRKKDSSHATSSTNRCPAPGEGVECVPQTVCACEEANSQPESDGGHTTPN